The proteins below are encoded in one region of Streptomyces cyanogenus:
- the fasR gene encoding fatty acid biosynthesis transcriptional regulator FasR has product MPEPESHNGDPAAHDVHPHSATLKRLEKSSGRLAAQAIARMDESLPWYRAMPPENRSWIGLVAQAGIAAFTEWFRRPDAPQAISTDVFGTAPRELTRAITLRQTVEMVRTTIEVMESAIDEVAAPGDESVLREALLVYAREIAFATAQVYAQAAEARGAWDARLESLVVNAVLSGEADEGAVSRAAALGWNSPEHVCVVLGTAPDGDSELTVEAIRRAARHAKLQVLTGVLGDRLVVIAGGSPHPLAVAKSLIGPFAAGPVVAGPVVPDLLAATRSAQAAAAGLKACSAWQDAPRPVLADDLLPERAIAGDPGAREQLVEEIYRPLEEAGSALLETLSVYLEQASSLEGAARMLFVHPNTVRYRLRRVTDVTGWSPSDVRSAFTLRIALILGRLADGEPQT; this is encoded by the coding sequence GTGCCCGAACCCGAATCCCACAACGGCGATCCCGCAGCCCACGACGTCCACCCGCACTCCGCGACCCTGAAGCGACTGGAGAAGTCCTCGGGGCGTCTCGCCGCGCAGGCGATCGCGCGCATGGACGAGTCCCTGCCGTGGTACCGGGCCATGCCCCCGGAGAACCGTTCCTGGATCGGCCTCGTCGCCCAGGCGGGCATCGCGGCCTTCACCGAGTGGTTCCGGCGCCCGGACGCACCCCAGGCGATCTCCACGGACGTCTTCGGGACCGCCCCGCGTGAGCTGACCCGGGCCATCACGCTGCGGCAGACCGTGGAGATGGTGCGGACCACCATCGAGGTCATGGAGAGCGCCATCGACGAGGTGGCCGCGCCCGGCGACGAGAGCGTGCTGCGCGAGGCGCTGCTGGTGTACGCCCGGGAGATCGCCTTCGCCACCGCCCAGGTGTACGCCCAGGCCGCCGAGGCACGCGGTGCCTGGGACGCGCGTCTGGAGTCGCTGGTGGTGAACGCCGTGCTGAGCGGGGAGGCGGACGAGGGCGCGGTCAGCCGGGCCGCCGCGCTGGGCTGGAACTCGCCCGAGCACGTGTGCGTGGTGCTCGGGACCGCGCCCGACGGCGACAGCGAGCTGACGGTGGAGGCGATCCGGCGGGCCGCGCGCCACGCCAAGCTCCAGGTGCTCACGGGGGTGCTCGGGGACCGGCTGGTCGTCATCGCCGGGGGCAGCCCCCATCCGCTGGCGGTCGCCAAGTCGCTGATCGGGCCGTTCGCCGCCGGGCCGGTGGTCGCGGGTCCGGTCGTCCCCGATCTGCTGGCCGCCACCCGGTCCGCGCAGGCCGCCGCCGCGGGGCTGAAGGCCTGTTCGGCCTGGCAGGACGCGCCGCGGCCGGTGCTCGCGGACGATCTGCTGCCGGAGCGGGCGATCGCGGGTGATCCGGGCGCGCGCGAGCAGCTGGTGGAGGAGATCTACAGACCGCTGGAGGAGGCCGGCTCCGCGCTCCTGGAAACCCTGAGTGTGTACCTGGAGCAGGCGAGCAGTCTGGAAGGCGCGGCGAGGATGCTCTTCGTTCACCCGAACACCGTGCGCTACCGGCTCCGACGTGTGACTGATGTCACCGGATGGTCGCCTTCGGATGTACGATCCGCGTTCACACTGCGGATCGCGCTCATCCTGGGGCGTCTGGCCGATGGTGAACCCCAGACATAG
- a CDS encoding ACP S-malonyltransferase yields MLVLVAPGQGAQTPGFLTPWLELPGAADRVAAWSDAIGLDLVHYGTQADADAIRDTAVAQPLLVAAGILSAAALGDISEIAPGAVAGHSVGEITAAAFAGVLDDTAALGLVRTRGLAMADAAAVTETGMAALLGGDPEVTLPHLEKLGLTPANINGAGQIVAAGTLEQLAALAEDKPEGVRKVVPLKVAGAFHTSHMAPAVDTLAKAAAELSPADPKVPYVSNKDGRAVASGTEVLERLVGQVANPVRWDLCMETFKELGVTALVEVCPGGTLTGLAKRALPGVRTLALKTPDDLDAARALLAEHTGA; encoded by the coding sequence GTGCTCGTACTCGTCGCTCCCGGCCAGGGCGCTCAGACGCCCGGCTTCCTGACCCCCTGGCTCGAACTGCCCGGTGCCGCGGACCGCGTCGCCGCCTGGTCGGACGCCATCGGACTGGACCTCGTCCACTACGGCACCCAGGCCGATGCCGACGCCATCCGTGACACCGCGGTGGCGCAGCCGCTGCTCGTGGCCGCCGGCATCCTGTCCGCCGCGGCACTCGGTGACATCTCCGAGATCGCCCCCGGCGCGGTCGCCGGTCACAGTGTGGGGGAGATCACCGCCGCCGCCTTCGCCGGCGTCCTGGACGACACGGCCGCCCTCGGCCTCGTCCGCACGCGGGGTCTGGCGATGGCCGACGCCGCCGCGGTCACCGAGACCGGCATGGCGGCGCTGCTCGGCGGCGACCCCGAGGTGACCCTCCCGCACCTGGAGAAGCTGGGCCTGACCCCGGCGAACATCAACGGCGCGGGCCAGATCGTCGCCGCCGGCACGCTGGAGCAGCTGGCCGCACTGGCCGAGGACAAGCCCGAGGGCGTGCGCAAGGTCGTCCCGCTGAAGGTGGCCGGCGCCTTCCACACCAGCCACATGGCGCCCGCGGTGGACACCCTGGCCAAGGCCGCGGCGGAGCTGTCGCCGGCCGACCCGAAGGTGCCGTACGTCTCCAACAAGGACGGCCGGGCCGTCGCCTCCGGCACGGAGGTGCTGGAGCGGCTGGTCGGCCAGGTCGCCAACCCGGTGCGCTGGGACCTGTGCATGGAGACGTTCAAGGAGCTGGGCGTCACCGCGCTCGTCGAGGTGTGCCCGGGCGGCACGCTGACCGGCCTGGCCAAGCGTGCTCTGCCCGGTGTCAGGACGCTGGCGCTGAAGACCCCCGACGACCTCGACGCGGCCCGCGCTCTGCTCGCAGAGCACACAGGCGCCTAA
- a CDS encoding ketoacyl-ACP synthase III, with protein MAKIKPSKGAPHARILGVGGYRPTRVVPNEVILERIDSSDEWIRSRSGIETRHWAGPEETVAAMAIEASGKAIADAGIDAEQIGAVIVSTVSHFTQTPAVATEIADRLGTDKAAAFDISAGCAGFGYGLTLAKGLVVEGSADHVLVIGVERLSDLTDLEDRATAFLFGDGAGAVVVGPSTEPAIGPTVWGSEGDKSETIKQTVPWDRFALGDVSQLPLDSQGNIKFPAITQEGQAVFRWAVFEMAKVAQQALDAAGITADDLDVFIPHQANVRIIDSMVKTLKLPEHVTVARDIRTTGNTSAASIPLAMERLLATGEAKSGDTALVIGFGAGLVYAATVVTLP; from the coding sequence ATGGCGAAGATCAAGCCCAGCAAGGGTGCCCCGCACGCGCGCATCCTCGGCGTCGGCGGCTACCGGCCGACCCGGGTGGTGCCCAACGAGGTGATCCTGGAGCGGATCGACTCCTCCGACGAGTGGATCCGCTCGCGCTCCGGCATCGAGACCCGGCACTGGGCCGGTCCCGAGGAGACCGTGGCCGCGATGGCGATCGAGGCCTCCGGGAAGGCGATCGCGGACGCCGGGATCGACGCCGAGCAGATCGGCGCGGTGATCGTCTCGACCGTCTCGCACTTCACCCAGACCCCGGCCGTCGCCACGGAGATCGCCGACAGGCTGGGCACGGACAAGGCCGCCGCCTTCGACATCTCGGCCGGCTGCGCGGGCTTCGGCTACGGCCTGACACTCGCCAAGGGCCTGGTGGTGGAAGGTTCCGCCGACCACGTGCTCGTGATCGGCGTGGAGCGGCTGAGCGACCTGACCGACCTGGAGGACCGGGCGACCGCGTTCCTGTTCGGTGACGGCGCCGGCGCGGTCGTGGTCGGCCCCTCGACGGAGCCGGCGATCGGCCCGACGGTGTGGGGCTCGGAGGGCGACAAGTCCGAGACCATCAAGCAGACCGTCCCCTGGGACCGTTTCGCCCTCGGTGACGTCTCCCAGCTGCCCCTGGACAGCCAGGGCAACATCAAGTTCCCTGCGATCACGCAGGAGGGCCAGGCGGTCTTCCGCTGGGCCGTGTTCGAGATGGCGAAGGTCGCCCAGCAGGCGCTGGACGCGGCCGGAATCACCGCGGACGACCTGGACGTCTTCATCCCGCACCAGGCCAATGTGCGGATCATCGACTCGATGGTGAAGACACTGAAGCTGCCGGAGCACGTCACGGTCGCCCGTGACATCCGCACCACCGGCAACACCTCGGCCGCCTCGATCCCGCTCGCGATGGAGCGGCTCCTGGCGACCGGGGAGGCGAAGAGCGGCGACACCGCGCTCGTCATCGGATTCGGGGCGGGTCTCGTCTACGCCGCCACGGTCGTTACCCTCCCCTAG
- a CDS encoding acyl carrier protein produces the protein MAATQEEIVAGLAEIVNEIAGIPVEDVQLDKSFTDDLDVDSLSMVEVVVAAEERFDVKIPDEDVKNLKTVGDATDYILKHQA, from the coding sequence ATGGCCGCCACTCAGGAAGAGATCGTCGCCGGTCTCGCCGAAATCGTGAACGAGATCGCCGGCATCCCGGTTGAGGACGTCCAGCTGGACAAGTCCTTCACCGACGACCTGGACGTCGACTCGCTGTCCATGGTCGAGGTCGTCGTCGCCGCCGAGGAGCGCTTCGACGTGAAGATCCCGGACGAGGACGTCAAGAACCTCAAGACCGTCGGCGACGCGACCGACTACATCCTCAAGCACCAGGCCTGA
- the fabF gene encoding beta-ketoacyl-ACP synthase II, translated as MSPTNRTVVVTGIGATTPLGGDAASTWEALLAGTSGVSPLEQEWAAQLPVRIAAQIAVEPGEIIPRPQARKLDRSAQFALIAAQEAWKDAGFTAKAGEDASVNPDRLGAVIASGIGGVTTLLDQYDVLRDKGVRRVSPHTVPMLMPNSPAANVGIELGARAGVHTPVSACASGAEAIGYAIEMIRTGRADVVVAGGTEAAIHPLPIAAFGNMMAMSKNNDDPQGASRPYDAGRDGFVLGEGAGVIVLESEEHAKARGARIYVEAVGQGISADAHHITQPEPSGNGIAHALQNLLDNTDLKPAEVVHVNAHATSTPQGDVAEIKALRKVFGDDVDHMAISATKSMTGHLLGGAGGIETVASILALVNRTAPPTINVENLDPEVNADVVVGEARQLPEGRIAALNDSFGFGGHNVVLAFRTI; from the coding sequence GTGAGCCCGACCAATCGCACCGTGGTCGTCACCGGTATCGGCGCAACCACACCGCTGGGTGGCGACGCAGCCTCGACCTGGGAGGCCCTGCTCGCCGGCACGTCCGGCGTCAGCCCCCTGGAGCAGGAGTGGGCGGCTCAGCTGCCGGTCCGTATCGCCGCGCAGATCGCCGTCGAACCGGGCGAGATCATCCCCCGCCCGCAGGCCCGCAAGCTGGACCGGTCCGCGCAGTTCGCGCTGATCGCCGCTCAGGAGGCCTGGAAGGACGCCGGTTTCACCGCCAAGGCCGGTGAGGACGCGTCCGTGAACCCCGATCGTCTCGGTGCGGTCATCGCCTCCGGCATCGGCGGCGTGACGACCCTGCTGGACCAGTACGACGTCCTGCGGGACAAGGGCGTACGCCGCGTCTCCCCGCACACCGTGCCGATGCTGATGCCCAACTCCCCGGCGGCCAACGTCGGGATCGAGCTGGGTGCCCGCGCCGGTGTGCACACCCCCGTCTCGGCCTGCGCCTCGGGCGCGGAGGCCATCGGGTACGCGATCGAGATGATCCGCACCGGACGTGCGGACGTGGTCGTGGCCGGTGGCACCGAGGCCGCCATCCACCCGCTGCCGATCGCCGCGTTCGGCAACATGATGGCGATGTCCAAGAACAACGACGACCCGCAGGGTGCCTCGCGTCCCTACGACGCCGGCCGGGACGGTTTCGTGCTCGGCGAGGGCGCCGGTGTGATCGTCCTGGAGTCCGAGGAGCACGCGAAGGCCCGCGGCGCCCGGATCTACGTGGAGGCGGTCGGCCAGGGCATCTCCGCCGACGCCCACCACATCACGCAGCCGGAGCCGTCCGGCAACGGCATCGCGCACGCGCTGCAGAACCTGCTGGACAACACCGACCTGAAGCCGGCCGAGGTCGTGCACGTGAACGCGCACGCCACGTCGACGCCGCAGGGTGACGTCGCCGAGATCAAGGCGCTGCGCAAGGTGTTCGGCGACGACGTCGACCACATGGCGATCTCCGCGACCAAGTCGATGACCGGTCACCTGCTCGGCGGTGCCGGTGGCATCGAGACCGTCGCGTCGATCCTGGCGCTGGTGAACCGTACGGCCCCGCCGACGATCAACGTGGAGAACCTCGACCCCGAGGTCAACGCGGACGTCGTCGTCGGTGAGGCGCGTCAGCTGCCCGAGGGCCGTATCGCCGCGCTGAACGACTCGTTCGGGTTCGGCGGGCACAACGTGGTGCTGGCGTTCCGGACGATCTGA
- a CDS encoding DUF3145 domain-containing protein produces MTTRGVLYVHSAPRALCPHVEWAVAGVLGTRVNLDWIRQPAAPGTWRSEFSWQGEASTASKLASALRGWRLLRFEVTAEPCPTAEGERYSCTPDLGIFHAVTGIHGDILIPEDRLRAALTRSQRGETDLEAEIAKLLGKPWDDELEPFRYAGEGAPVRWLHQVV; encoded by the coding sequence GTGACGACACGTGGAGTTCTGTACGTGCACTCCGCGCCGCGCGCGCTGTGCCCGCACGTCGAGTGGGCCGTCGCCGGGGTGCTCGGCACGCGCGTCAACCTCGACTGGATCCGGCAGCCCGCGGCCCCCGGCACCTGGCGCTCGGAGTTCTCCTGGCAGGGCGAGGCCAGCACCGCCTCCAAACTCGCCTCCGCGCTGCGCGGCTGGCGCCTGCTGCGCTTCGAGGTCACCGCCGAGCCCTGCCCCACCGCCGAGGGTGAGCGCTACAGCTGCACCCCCGACCTCGGCATCTTCCACGCCGTCACCGGCATCCACGGCGACATCCTGATCCCCGAGGACCGCCTGCGCGCGGCGCTGACGCGCTCTCAGCGGGGCGAGACCGACCTGGAAGCAGAGATCGCCAAACTCCTGGGCAAGCCCTGGGACGACGAACTGGAGCCGTTCCGCTACGCCGGCGAGGGCGCCCCGGTCCGCTGGCTGCACCAAGTGGTGTAG
- a CDS encoding SGNH/GDSL hydrolase family protein, protein MRKRTHRVRTVLCVVAAVVLGAAGCAGGDGHAPAPKGTKARAVRPPVWDRSPGSLAAVGDSITRGFDACTVLSDCPEVSWATGRDARVDSLAVRLLGATRAATHSWNYAVTGARMADLPEQMEQAAARGPELVTVMVGANDACRSSASVMTSVADFRADFEEAMSTLRSSLPKTQVYVASVPNLKRLWSQGRANVLGKQVWKLGICPSMLADADDLTSAAMVRRDSVQQRVVEYNKVLKDVCAKDPRCRFDDNAVYDYRFGTDQLSHWDWFHPSTDGQARLAEIAYRRITASQP, encoded by the coding sequence ATGCGGAAGCGAACCCACCGTGTGCGGACCGTCCTCTGCGTCGTGGCGGCCGTGGTGCTGGGTGCCGCCGGCTGTGCCGGCGGGGACGGGCACGCGCCGGCCCCGAAGGGCACCAAGGCGCGCGCGGTCCGGCCTCCGGTGTGGGACCGCAGTCCCGGCTCCCTCGCCGCGGTGGGCGACTCCATCACGCGCGGCTTCGACGCGTGCACCGTGCTGTCGGACTGCCCTGAGGTGTCGTGGGCGACGGGCCGCGACGCCAGGGTGGACAGCCTGGCCGTACGGCTGCTGGGCGCGACGAGGGCGGCGACGCACAGCTGGAACTACGCGGTGACCGGCGCCCGCATGGCCGACCTGCCGGAGCAGATGGAGCAGGCGGCCGCCCGCGGCCCGGAGCTGGTGACGGTGATGGTGGGCGCGAACGACGCCTGCCGGTCCTCGGCCTCGGTGATGACCTCGGTGGCCGACTTCCGCGCGGACTTCGAGGAGGCGATGAGCACCCTGCGCTCGTCACTGCCGAAGACGCAGGTGTACGTGGCGAGCGTGCCGAACCTGAAGCGGCTGTGGTCCCAGGGCCGGGCGAACGTGCTGGGCAAGCAGGTGTGGAAGCTGGGCATCTGCCCCTCGATGCTGGCCGACGCGGACGATCTGACCAGTGCGGCGATGGTGCGCCGGGACAGCGTGCAGCAGCGGGTGGTGGAGTACAACAAGGTGTTGAAGGACGTCTGCGCGAAGGACCCACGCTGCCGCTTCGACGACAACGCCGTGTACGACTACCGCTTCGGCACGGACCAGCTCAGCCACTGGGACTGGTTCCATCCCAGCACGGACGGCCAGGCGCGGCTGGCGGAGATCGCGTACCGCAGGATCACGGCGAGCCAACCGTGA
- a CDS encoding aldose epimerase family protein: protein MNELFGTLSDGTPVHRWTLERGGVRVRVLSYGGIVQSVEVPEGAGRTVDVVLGFPGLDGYLAHPEPYLGAVIGRYANRIAGGRFSLDDRTYALARNNGPNSLHGGERGFDKRVWDVTPVAHGLRLSRVSPHGEEGFPGRLAVTVTYTLGESGALRIGYEAVTDAPTVVNLTNHTYWNLSGSGHADGHELRLAASRYTPVDTDLIPAGEPADVTGSRFDFRTARKVGTGYDHNFVLDKGPTGAAEEVAELYDPASGRTLTVATTEPGLQLYTADHLSGPFSPGAGIALETQHFPDSPNRPGFPSTVLRPGEVFRSETVYAVSAP from the coding sequence ATGAACGAACTTTTCGGCACACTTTCCGACGGCACCCCGGTGCACCGGTGGACGCTGGAGCGCGGCGGGGTGCGGGTTCGGGTGCTGTCGTACGGCGGGATCGTGCAGTCGGTCGAGGTACCGGAGGGGGCCGGGCGGACGGTGGACGTGGTGCTGGGTTTCCCCGGTCTCGACGGTTATCTGGCGCATCCCGAGCCGTATCTGGGTGCCGTGATCGGGCGGTACGCGAACCGGATCGCAGGCGGCCGGTTCTCACTGGACGACCGGACGTACGCGCTGGCGCGGAACAACGGCCCGAACTCGCTGCACGGCGGCGAGCGCGGGTTCGACAAGCGGGTGTGGGACGTGACGCCCGTCGCGCACGGGCTGCGCCTGAGCCGGGTCAGCCCGCACGGTGAGGAGGGCTTTCCGGGGCGGCTGGCGGTGACGGTGACGTACACGCTCGGCGAGTCGGGTGCGCTGCGGATCGGGTACGAGGCGGTCACCGACGCGCCGACGGTGGTGAACCTGACGAACCACACGTACTGGAACCTGAGCGGTTCCGGCCACGCCGACGGCCACGAGCTGCGGCTGGCCGCGTCCCGGTACACACCGGTGGACACGGACCTGATCCCCGCCGGGGAACCGGCGGACGTCACGGGCTCCCGCTTCGATTTCCGCACGGCCCGCAAGGTCGGCACCGGGTACGACCACAACTTCGTGCTCGACAAGGGGCCGACCGGGGCGGCCGAGGAGGTGGCCGAGCTGTACGACCCCGCGTCCGGGCGGACCCTGACGGTGGCGACGACCGAGCCGGGCCTCCAGCTGTACACCGCCGACCATCTGTCCGGCCCGTTCTCCCCCGGCGCCGGGATCGCCCTGGAGACGCAGCACTTCCCGGACTCCCCCAACCGGCCCGGCTTCCCGAGCACGGTCCTGCGTCCCGGGGAGGTCTTCCGGTCGGAGACGGTGTACGCCGTCTCGGCGCCCTAG
- a CDS encoding beta-glucosidase H — protein MAGAQPTPADKAREAVVEAALGTLDLDAKARLLAGQDMWTLPALPEIGLESLVMSDGPIGVRGVRWSADDPSVALPSPTALAATWDPELARRAGVLLAQEARRKGVHVLLAPTVNLHRSPLGGRHFECYSEDPYLTGVIGTGYVRGVQSGGVGTTVKHFVANDAETDRLTVNNLVPERALRELYLAPFEAIVENARPWGVMTAYNSVNGTTMTEHHHLVNEVLRGEWDFDGCNVSDWTAARDTVGAVNGGLDVAMPGPRTVYGPALARAVRDGRVGEAAVDAAVRRVLRLAARVGILAGAEPVVPAPPAPVDGEALAREIARRSFVLVRNENRALPLPPHGTVALIGAAARDARVLGGGSATVFPARIVSPLDGLTAALPEGALTYAVGADPATELAVADQGLTLRAVCRDAAGEVVGSRSAPGGLIQWMGSDLPDGVTHDNLHTVELTGTFTPRESGPHRFGIKGMGPFTLTVDGTTYYDDVQRPDKDDPFEAFLGAPVPRAEVELTAGEPVDVALTHVVRLPEDLPMKVVGFALAHSGPQRDPDELIAEAVEAARAAGTAVVVVATTDRVESEGFDRRDLTLPGRQDDLVRAVAAANPNTVVVVNAGSPVELPWRDEVAAVLLTWFPGQEGGGALADVLTGAHEPGGRLPTTWGPLADAPVTQVVPVDGELPYSEGVFIGYRAWDQAGRTPSYPFGHGLGYTDWAYESLKVEGTTVRVRVRNTGERAGREVVQVYVSPAGPGPERPARLLAGFASVEAGPGESAEATVELPRRAFEVWDETGEAWVCVKGSYEIAAGRSIADRRLTAPINV, from the coding sequence ATGGCGGGAGCCCAGCCCACCCCGGCCGACAAGGCCCGCGAGGCGGTCGTGGAGGCCGCCCTCGGCACGCTCGACCTCGACGCCAAGGCGCGGCTGCTGGCCGGCCAGGACATGTGGACCCTGCCCGCACTGCCCGAGATCGGCCTGGAGTCCCTGGTGATGTCGGACGGCCCGATCGGCGTCCGGGGCGTGCGCTGGAGTGCCGACGACCCCTCCGTCGCCCTGCCCTCCCCGACCGCGCTCGCCGCCACCTGGGACCCCGAACTCGCCCGCCGCGCCGGCGTCCTGCTCGCCCAGGAGGCCCGCCGCAAGGGCGTCCACGTCCTGCTCGCCCCCACGGTCAACCTGCACCGCTCCCCGCTCGGCGGCCGCCACTTCGAGTGCTACAGCGAGGACCCCTACCTGACCGGCGTCATCGGCACCGGGTACGTCCGCGGCGTCCAGTCCGGCGGAGTCGGCACCACCGTCAAGCACTTCGTCGCCAACGACGCCGAGACCGACCGCCTCACGGTGAACAACCTGGTCCCCGAACGCGCCCTGCGCGAGCTGTACCTGGCCCCCTTCGAGGCCATCGTCGAGAACGCCCGCCCCTGGGGCGTCATGACCGCCTACAACAGCGTCAACGGCACGACGATGACCGAGCACCACCACCTCGTCAACGAGGTCCTGCGCGGCGAATGGGACTTCGACGGCTGCAACGTCTCCGACTGGACGGCCGCCCGGGACACCGTCGGCGCCGTCAACGGCGGCCTGGACGTCGCCATGCCCGGTCCCCGGACCGTCTACGGCCCCGCGCTCGCCCGGGCCGTGCGGGACGGCAGGGTGGGCGAGGCCGCGGTCGACGCGGCCGTCCGCCGGGTACTGCGGCTCGCCGCCCGGGTCGGCATCCTGGCCGGCGCCGAACCGGTGGTCCCCGCACCGCCCGCGCCGGTCGACGGCGAGGCCCTGGCCCGCGAGATCGCCCGCCGCTCCTTCGTCCTGGTGCGCAACGAGAACCGCGCCCTGCCGCTGCCGCCCCACGGCACCGTGGCCCTGATCGGCGCCGCCGCCCGCGACGCCCGCGTGCTCGGCGGCGGCTCGGCCACCGTCTTCCCGGCCCGGATCGTCTCCCCGCTCGACGGCCTCACCGCCGCCCTCCCCGAGGGCGCCCTCACCTACGCCGTCGGCGCCGACCCGGCCACCGAACTCGCCGTCGCCGACCAGGGCTTGACCCTGCGCGCCGTCTGCCGCGACGCCGCCGGCGAGGTCGTCGGCAGCCGCTCCGCCCCCGGCGGCCTCATCCAGTGGATGGGCTCCGACCTCCCCGACGGCGTCACCCACGACAACCTCCACACCGTCGAGCTGACGGGCACCTTCACCCCCCGCGAGTCCGGCCCGCACCGCTTCGGGATCAAGGGCATGGGCCCCTTCACCCTCACCGTCGACGGCACGACGTACTACGACGACGTCCAGCGCCCCGACAAGGACGATCCGTTCGAGGCCTTCTTGGGCGCCCCCGTCCCCCGGGCCGAGGTGGAGCTGACCGCCGGCGAACCGGTCGACGTCGCCCTCACCCACGTCGTCCGGCTCCCCGAGGACCTCCCGATGAAGGTGGTCGGCTTCGCGCTCGCCCACTCCGGCCCGCAGCGCGACCCGGACGAGCTGATCGCCGAGGCCGTCGAGGCCGCCCGCGCCGCCGGCACGGCCGTCGTCGTGGTCGCCACCACCGACCGCGTGGAGTCCGAGGGCTTCGACCGCCGGGACCTGACCCTGCCCGGCCGCCAGGACGACCTCGTTCGCGCGGTCGCCGCCGCCAACCCGAACACCGTCGTGGTCGTCAACGCCGGCTCCCCGGTGGAGCTGCCCTGGCGGGACGAGGTCGCCGCCGTCCTGCTGACCTGGTTCCCCGGCCAGGAGGGCGGCGGCGCCCTCGCCGACGTCCTCACCGGCGCGCACGAGCCCGGCGGCCGGCTCCCCACCACCTGGGGCCCCCTCGCCGACGCCCCGGTCACCCAGGTCGTCCCGGTCGACGGCGAACTTCCGTACAGCGAGGGCGTGTTCATCGGCTACCGGGCCTGGGACCAGGCCGGCCGCACCCCGTCGTACCCCTTCGGCCACGGCCTCGGCTACACCGACTGGGCCTACGAGTCCCTGAAAGTCGAGGGCACCACCGTCCGGGTGCGGGTGCGCAACACCGGCGAGCGGGCCGGCCGGGAGGTCGTCCAGGTCTACGTCTCCCCGGCCGGGCCCGGCCCGGAGCGCCCGGCGCGCCTGCTGGCGGGCTTCGCGTCCGTCGAGGCCGGGCCGGGGGAGAGTGCCGAGGCCACCGTGGAGCTGCCGCGCCGCGCCTTCGAGGTCTGGGACGAGACGGGGGAGGCGTGGGTATGTGTGAAGGGTTCGTACGAGATCGCCGCCGGACGCTCGATCGCCGACCGCAGGCTGACCGCGCCGATTAACGTCTGA
- a CDS encoding TetR/AcrR family transcriptional regulator, with the protein MSYGVVMSARVRSEERRAEIVGAALEVIAERGYRGASLAAVAERVGLTQQGLLHYFPTKDALLVAVLQERDRWDAVPDPQWRMDLLASLVEYNAMRPAIIQTFSALLGESVTEGHPAREYFTERYARVRAAMAAVLRTEYGDRLPNGLTPERTAPLLVAVMDGLQYQWLLDPESVDMPGAFRDFLRLLGEPVE; encoded by the coding sequence ATGTCGTACGGTGTCGTCATGAGCGCGAGGGTCAGGAGCGAGGAGCGGCGCGCGGAGATCGTCGGGGCCGCGCTCGAGGTGATCGCCGAGCGGGGGTACCGGGGGGCGAGCCTGGCCGCGGTGGCCGAGCGCGTCGGGCTGACCCAGCAGGGGCTGCTGCACTACTTCCCCACCAAGGACGCCCTGCTGGTGGCCGTGCTCCAGGAGCGGGACCGGTGGGACGCGGTGCCGGACCCGCAGTGGCGGATGGATCTGCTGGCCTCGCTGGTCGAGTACAACGCGATGCGGCCGGCGATCATCCAGACCTTCTCGGCGCTGCTCGGCGAGAGCGTGACGGAGGGGCATCCGGCGCGGGAGTACTTCACCGAGCGGTATGCGCGTGTCCGCGCGGCCATGGCCGCGGTCCTGCGCACCGAGTACGGGGACCGGCTGCCCAACGGGCTCACCCCCGAGCGGACCGCCCCGCTGCTCGTGGCGGTGATGGACGGCCTCCAGTACCAGTGGCTCCTGGACCCGGAGTCGGTGGACATGCCGGGCGCCTTCCGTGACTTCCTGCGGCTGCTGGGCGAGCCGGTGGAGTAG